The Prionailurus viverrinus isolate Anna unplaced genomic scaffold, UM_Priviv_1.0 scaffold_35, whole genome shotgun sequence genome window below encodes:
- the TMUB2 gene encoding transmembrane and ubiquitin-like domain-containing protein 2 isoform X1: MISRHRQNNLMSVDPVSSQAMELSDVTLIEGVGNEVTVVAGVVVLILALVLAWLSTYVADSGSNQLLGTIVSAGDTSVLHLGHVDHLVPGQGTPEPTELPHPSEGNDEKAEEAGEGGGDPTGEPGAGGGVEPSLEHLLDIQGLTKRQAGPEGSSPEAPLRPEDGSCLPPSPGLINVRLKFLNDTEELAVARPEDTVGALKSKYFPGQESQMKLIYQGRLLQDPARTLRSLNITDNCVIHCHRSPPGSAVPGPSVSLAPSSATEPPSLGVSVGSLMVPVFVVLLGVVWYFRINYRQFFTAPATVSLVGVTVFFSFLVFGMYGR, translated from the exons ATGATTTCCCGTCACCGTCAaaacaaccttatgag TGTCGACCCAGTCAGCAGCCAGGCCATGGAGCTCTCTGATGTCACCCTCATTGAGGGTGTGGGTAATGAGGTGACTGTGGTGGCAGGTGTGGTGGTGCTGATTCTAGCCTTGGTCCTAGCTTGGCTCTCTACCTACGTAGCAGACAGCGGTAGCAACCAGCTCCTGGGCACCATTGTGTCAGCTGGCGACACATCCGTCCTCCACCTGGGACACGTGGACCATCTAGTACCGGGCCAAGGCACCCCAGAGCCCACTGAACTTCCCCATCCATCAGAGGGTAATGACGAGAAGGCTGAAGAGGCTGGCGAAGGTGGGGGAGACCCCACAGGGGAGCCCGGAGCCGGGGGTGGCGTTGAGCCGAGCCTTGAGCATCTGCTTGACATCCAAGGCCTGACCAAAAGACAAGCGGGCCCAGAAGGCAGCAGTCCAGAGGCCCCCCTGAGACCTGAGGATGGCAGCTgcctcccccccagccccggccTCATCAATGTGCGGCTCAAATTCCTCAATGACACCGAGGAGCTGGCTGTGGCCAGGCCGGAGGATACTGTGGGTGCCCTGAAGAG TAAATACTTCCCTGGACAAGAGAGCCAGATGAAACTGATCTACCAGGGCCGTCTGCTGCAGGACCCAGCCCGCACACTGCGTTCTCTGAACATTACCGACAACTGTGTGATTCACTGCCACCGCTCCCCCCCAGGGTCAGCTGTTCCAGGCCCCTCAGTATCCTTGGCCCCCTCTTCGGCCACTGAACCCCCCAGCCTTGGCGTCAGTGTGGGCAGCCTCATGGTGCCCGTGTTTGTGGTGCTGTTGGGTGTGGTCTGGTACTTCCGTATCAATTACCGCCAGTTCTTCACAGCACCTGCCACCGTCTCCCTGGTGGGGGTCACCGTCTTTTTCAGCTTCCTAGTATTTGGGATGTACGGACGATAA
- the TMUB2 gene encoding transmembrane and ubiquitin-like domain-containing protein 2 isoform X2 has translation MELSDVTLIEGVGNEVTVVAGVVVLILALVLAWLSTYVADSGSNQLLGTIVSAGDTSVLHLGHVDHLVPGQGTPEPTELPHPSEGNDEKAEEAGEGGGDPTGEPGAGGGVEPSLEHLLDIQGLTKRQAGPEGSSPEAPLRPEDGSCLPPSPGLINVRLKFLNDTEELAVARPEDTVGALKSKYFPGQESQMKLIYQGRLLQDPARTLRSLNITDNCVIHCHRSPPGSAVPGPSVSLAPSSATEPPSLGVSVGSLMVPVFVVLLGVVWYFRINYRQFFTAPATVSLVGVTVFFSFLVFGMYGR, from the exons ATGGAGCTCTCTGATGTCACCCTCATTGAGGGTGTGGGTAATGAGGTGACTGTGGTGGCAGGTGTGGTGGTGCTGATTCTAGCCTTGGTCCTAGCTTGGCTCTCTACCTACGTAGCAGACAGCGGTAGCAACCAGCTCCTGGGCACCATTGTGTCAGCTGGCGACACATCCGTCCTCCACCTGGGACACGTGGACCATCTAGTACCGGGCCAAGGCACCCCAGAGCCCACTGAACTTCCCCATCCATCAGAGGGTAATGACGAGAAGGCTGAAGAGGCTGGCGAAGGTGGGGGAGACCCCACAGGGGAGCCCGGAGCCGGGGGTGGCGTTGAGCCGAGCCTTGAGCATCTGCTTGACATCCAAGGCCTGACCAAAAGACAAGCGGGCCCAGAAGGCAGCAGTCCAGAGGCCCCCCTGAGACCTGAGGATGGCAGCTgcctcccccccagccccggccTCATCAATGTGCGGCTCAAATTCCTCAATGACACCGAGGAGCTGGCTGTGGCCAGGCCGGAGGATACTGTGGGTGCCCTGAAGAG TAAATACTTCCCTGGACAAGAGAGCCAGATGAAACTGATCTACCAGGGCCGTCTGCTGCAGGACCCAGCCCGCACACTGCGTTCTCTGAACATTACCGACAACTGTGTGATTCACTGCCACCGCTCCCCCCCAGGGTCAGCTGTTCCAGGCCCCTCAGTATCCTTGGCCCCCTCTTCGGCCACTGAACCCCCCAGCCTTGGCGTCAGTGTGGGCAGCCTCATGGTGCCCGTGTTTGTGGTGCTGTTGGGTGTGGTCTGGTACTTCCGTATCAATTACCGCCAGTTCTTCACAGCACCTGCCACCGTCTCCCTGGTGGGGGTCACCGTCTTTTTCAGCTTCCTAGTATTTGGGATGTACGGACGATAA